GGCGACAGTCTTTACACAGATAATTTTGTTTACCTCTTTGTTTACCGTTCTTACTGATACTAGTGGAGCCACATTCGGGACATTGCATCGGTTTTATCCTCTTTTCATATCCCTATTATGCAACGCCCCCAACACAGTGCAATGCTAAGCAAAGCAATCATCCGACTGAGCCGTTCTGGGGCTTGCAGATGGGTGGATTCCAAACAAAAGCCCCGCGTTTTGAAACACCCGAACAAAGTCTCAATGCCCCAGCGTTGACCGTAATCCCGGATCGACTCGTTGGGTTTAGCATCACTGACCACCACCAGCAAATCCCCAGCCTCGAGCCGCAAGGCCGCCACATAGAGCCAATGCCCCCACAAGCGTCGTCGTTGGCGCAAACGACTGTGTTGCCCGATTTGCAGATGGCTGAATAGCACCTTGGCCGTCAGTTGCCGTCGCCCATCATAGAGTTTCTCACTGTGGCGAATCCGAAGGCGGAGGGGCAGATGGCGCGTATTGTGCAAGTAATCCACCCACAGGTGGCCCAGGAACTCCCGGTCTCCGGTAATATAAGCCACTTCGACCGTTGGAAACAGGCTGACAAACTCATCGAGTAAATCAATCCGCTCACCCTGGTTGGAGTTGCCTGCTTTATCGAGCATGACCCACAACAGCGGAAAGGCAACCCCTTGATGCACCACCCCCAGCATCAAGATATTGAAGACACAGTCGCCATACTGCCAGTTGGTGCGGTCGATCGATAGCACCCAAGGTTGGGGAATCTCCATCAAGCCCACGACCAGACGCG
This genomic interval from Alkalinema sp. FACHB-956 contains the following:
- a CDS encoding IS1 family transposase, with product MQCPECGSTSISKNGKQRGKQNYLCKDCR
- a CDS encoding IS4 family transposase, coding for MEQISEIRRTLQPYLNWHGARIGFLALFLVALFRVKTVNLQELSLGFMGSAQSASHYKRLQRFFRQFELDYYEVARLVVGLMEIPQPWVLSIDRTNWQYGDCVFNILMLGVVHQGVAFPLLWVMLDKAGNSNQGERIDLLDEFVSLFPTVEVAYITGDREFLGHLWVDYLHNTRHLPLRLRIRHSEKLYDGRRQLTAKVLFSHLQIGQHSRLRQRRRLWGHWLYVAALRLEAGDLLVVVSDAKPNESIRDYGQRWGIETLFGCFKTRGFCLESTHLQAPERLSRMIALLSIALCWGRCIIGI